One Xiphophorus couchianus chromosome 1, X_couchianus-1.0, whole genome shotgun sequence genomic region harbors:
- the aurkaip1 gene encoding small ribosomal subunit protein mS38, which yields MMFALRVVPRLLSRTTNGVQVHGGILNTCLPSSCSSLQQKLRNYSTAADNTPPPRWVQLEPELEEALVPRKLSVSPLESWLSLRYSLPPLLQSAPPQGDVELLQEKLLPPISVPVLEDGEGSATPMRCKNVLEIRRRKMNRHKYKKLQKRTKFLKRKVLESRGRRKQKRFEEDLERIWKRAGLKKAPDGWAAPKIFIKQHGKKRN from the exons ATGATGTTTGCCTTGAGAGTTGTCCCACGTTTATTAAGTAGAACAACCA ATGGAGTTCAGGTTCATGGAGGGATTCTGAACACGTGCCTTCCATCTTCCTGCTCATCGCTACAGCAGAAACTAAGAAATTACTCGACAGCAGCAGACAACACGCCTCCTCCGCGATGGGTCCAGCTTGAGCCGGAGCTGGAAGAGGCTCTGGTGCCGCGGAAGCTTTCGGTGAGTCCGCTGGAAAGCTGGCTCTCTCTCCGCTACTCCCTACCGCCGCTGCTGCAGTCGGCGCCGCCGCAGGGAGACGTAGAGCTGCTGCAAGAGAAGCTGCTGCCGCCGATCTCTGTGCCCGTTTTGGAGGACGGGGAGGGCTCAGCAACACCCATGAGATGTAAGAATGTTTTAGAGATCCGGCGGCGAAAGATGAACCGGCATAAGTACAAGAAGCTGCAAAAACGGACAAAATTCTTGAAGAGAAAAGTTTTGGAGAGCAGGGGGAGAAGAAAGCAG AAAAGATTTGAGGAGGATCTTGAGAGGATATGGAAGCGAGCCGGACTGAAGAAAGCTCCGGACGGCTGGGCCGCACCTAAGATCTTTATTAAACAACAcggaaaaaaaaggaactga